GAGTAAGACTCCAATTAATCCAGGAATAATATTATAAGCACTAACGTTAGCTTCATTGTACAATCGATGAGTGGTTAGATTAACAGTACGTTTGGGGATAACAGGCGAGGCATAACCTAAACCCTCTTGATTAAATTTGTTTAAGGCTTGATTTAATATGGGGAGTGAGTTGCCTAATGCACTCGCGCTACTGCCTGGATCTGAACCATCAATCTCGACTAACAGTTGCGGGTTTTCATTACGAATGTATTTACGTGTAAAATCAGGGGGTATGGTATAGGCAAGATTAATAGATCCACTCGCAAAATCTTGATTCTTTTTATGCTCATTTCCTGAGGTATCCACCACTTTAAAATATCCTGACGCCTCAAGCGAACTAATAAAACTTCGTGTTAATGGCGAATGATCATAGCTAATAATAGTGGTTGGCAAATGTTTAGGATCAAAATCGATAGCAAATCCAAAGAGGATAAGCAACAAAACCGGCAACACCACTAACATAGCGATGGTTCCTCTATCATGAACAATCAGAATGAACTCTTTACGCATTAGCCCCAACAAACGGGTTATTGATATCCCGAAGAAATGCAAGCGTTTATGGTTCATGGTATCAATCCAATAAAAACCTCTTCAAAAGAGGGAGAAACGGCTTTAAAAGATAAGTGATGTTGCTCTTTCCTCAGTTGATCTAATACCTCCTGATTTCGCGATGAAATTCGCAGGTCATTATTAACAATAGAAGTTTGTAGTTGAGGAAATGACTTATGAATGAGTTCAATAACCCTATTCTGCTCTTTTTGATCACCTTCTAATACATAGGCCTTGACTTGCGAGTGAGGGATTAAATCTTTTGTCGTCCCGGAATACAATAAATTCCCTAAATTAATGTACGCAAGATGGGTGCATTTTTCTGCTTCGTCCATATAGTGGGTAGTCACCAAAATAGTAGTTCCATTCTTCATCGCAATTCGGTGTAAATAATCCCAAAACTCTTTTCGTGCCTTAGGATCTATCCCCGCAGTAGGCTCATCCAAAAATAATAATTGAGGTTGATGCAGTATACAGCATGCTAAAGTTAAACGCTGTTTCCACCCTCCAGATAAATTACCCGCTTGAATAGAACGATAAGGTTCTAACTCTAAATCATGAATCATTGTTTCTATAGCTTGAGATGCATTAGGAACTTCAAAAATATCAGCAACAAAACGCAGGTTTTGATATACAGTTAACCCCTTATAAAAACTAAATTGTTGCGGCATATATCCCACATGCTTTTTTATCTCATCACTTTGAGTTCTAATGTCATAGCCTAAACAAAGCCCTTCTCCATCAGTGGGCGTTAAAAGTCCACACATCATGCGAATGGTTGTTGTCTTACCACTACCATTGGAGCCAAGAAAGCCAAATATAGATCCCTTTTTTACTTGCAAAGAAAGATTATTCACTGCAATACGTTCATTGAATTTTTTAGTTAATCCTTTAACATCAATAGCAAAATCACTCATGCTATTAATTCCAAAGTCACTGGTTGTCCAAGATGTATTTTCTCCAAGTCAGGAGAGTCAATTTTGGCTTCAATTCTAAAAACCAAGCGCGAACTCTCTTCACGGGAATAAATAATGGGCGGCGTATATTCAGCAATATTAGAGATATAGAAAATATGTCCTTGAGCTAATTCAATATTCTTATCCGTTTTGATTTTCACCTGCTCATTAATCCTCAATTGGCTCAGTTTTTCTTCCGGTATGAAAAATATGGCTTTAATATTATTTTTCGTCACTAATGAAAGCACAGGATAACTGGACTGCACAAATTCGCCTTTGGTGTAATAGGTATCAAATACAATGCCAAACTCAGGGGCAAAGTTCTCTTTACGAGTCACTTTCCATTTTTTATCATCGGTATCCACTTGGCTATTTTTTATTTTAACATCTACATCAGCAAGCTGTTGTTTTGAAACATCTAAATCTCTACGAGCTGCATCTAGGTCATTTTGACTTGCCGCATTTTTTTGGCGCATCCCTAAAATACGGCGATAATTGATATCATTGTAATTCAGCTGAGCTAAAATCTGTTGGCGCTGAGCCAACAAATCCTTACTGTTTAGCTGACTCATTTCCACATCATACAGCTCACTCGTTTGCTCTAATTTAAATAGAAACTGGTTATTCTGAACGACTTGCCCTTTCTGTACGGCTAGATCTATCAAACGCCCACCAAAATCCGCAGATAAATAAACAAGCTGCGCATCAATATAACCGTTAAAGGGCTTATTCTCTTTTTTACAGCCCATCAAGAGTAAAATAGTAACCCCAATGAACATTAGTTTAGGCATGTCAGACCATCCATAGGTTTTTCCTTCCGGCTCTTTAATACGACAAGATTCTTTTTCTTTATTCTCCAAAAATAAGAAAGAGAGTCAAAATATGATGAGAATTACTCAATACTCAATTGAAATCAAGAGATTAAAAAAAATTTATAGTTATGGACAAAACTCAACTTATAGTAAACGTCTGTGTCGGATAAGATCGCGGCCTGGATGCAGCGTTAGCGCTATCTCGAGCTGAGGTATCCCCACCAATTTTGATTAAAGATCGAATTACCGTGGCTTGACCACGGTATCTACAAGAGGGGTAATGGTTAGTTTAAGCCCAAGAAATAGACTCGATTAAATTTCTTTTTTAACCACTTCATTGAGGAAATAGAGGTGATTTAATAATGCAACGTGGGGATACCGTGGTCAAGCCACGGTAATTCGAGAGAAGTTATAATTCTGTAGGGATACCTCAGATCGCGAGGCCTTGGGACGTTTGACCAAAGACTTCGAGACGACATAAATGCCTCCTCAGTCCGAACGGTTCATGATCATGATTGAGTCTTAACTTAATGGTAGTGAGGATTAGAGAGCGGAGAAATCGACCTCATTATCTAAATATCACCGCTCTGCAAAATCTTAACGCCTTGTTGTGTCAGCTCTTTTTTAATTTCTTGAAAAGCGGTTTTATCAAGAGGTTGGGTGGCATCTTCAATCAAGAAGCAGTCAAACTCTTCTGTCAAAGCATCTTTAATGGTGAAGTAAACGCAGATGTCAGCACATAAACCACAAAAATAAAGTGTTGTCGCTTTTTTTTCGCGCAAAAAACCAGCTAATCCTGTGCTTTTTTGATGTGCGTTGTCATAAAATCCGCTATAACTATCAATCTCGGGATTTGTACCTTTTCTAAAAATAGCTTCTATGGATCTGGTTTCAAGGTTTCGATGAAATGCGGCACCAACAGTTCCTTGTACGCAATGATCGGGCCAAAGTGTTTGTTCTACGCCGTTCAGCTTTATTTTGTCAAAAGGCTTTTTGTCTTTATAATTAGAAGCGAAGCTTTTGTGATTTGCCGGGTGCCAATCTTGGGTAGCAACCACTAAATCAAACTTGGGCAGGAGCCTATTAATAACAGGAATAATTAAATCCCCATCTTCCACGGGTAATGAACCGCCTGGCATGAAATCATTTTGTGTATCTACAATAACTAATACGTTCACTAAACTATCCTTTGAGATTCTTTTATTAACTGAACACGTTGCTTATTAAGCTGTTCACTTAAGCCCACTAGATAATGCTTAGGATTGATAATCTGCTTATACCCCATTGGTAAACTATTCAAACGCTGTTGACAGTATTGCGCACTTTCCTTCAATGTCTTAGATGAAATCGAACGCAATCCTTGTTGCATTACTTCATGTAATAGAGGTTCTTGCTTATAAAATTGCAATTCAAAAGACTGTAAGGAGTCAAAAGGAGAATACAGTTTATTTGTTGCTTGCTCATCAAATAAAGTAATTACATCGGCCCCCCCAAATAGACCTTCACGTTCAAAAACTCGATGTACCTGCTTTTTATACGGTAAAGAGATTTTACTTGGTGTTTCTGACAATTTAATACGTGGCTTATCATAAGCTACTGCGAGTTTATATACACCATCTAAAGCCGCATCGGGCCAACCTACAGCAAGACTAGTGCCTACGCCAAATACATCAATAGGTGCTCGTTGCTCCATAAGGCTGATAATCGCATATTCATCTAATTGATTAGAAACGATGATCTTCACCTCATTTAAGCCGGCGTCGTTAAGCATATGGCGTGCTTGTTTTGCTAAAGAAGCGAGATCGCCACTATCTAAGCGAATACCATACAGTTGATGTCCTTGTGCTTCCATTTCTTTGCCTACTTTAATCGCATTGGGTATGCCACTTTCTATAGTATTATAGGTATCAACCAATAACACACAACGATTAGGCCAATGCTTGGCAAAGTCACGAAAGGCGGACAATTCATTATCATAGCTTTGCACAAAAGAATGAGCCATTGTTCCAGAAATGGGAATATGATAATCACGGCCAGCACGAACATTACTCGTCGCATCAAATCCACCAACAATTGCTGCTCGACTGGCACAATATCCCCCTGCCCCCTGAGCTCTTCGCAAGCCAAAATCAATAAGTAACTTATCCCCTGCTACATGACGAATACGACTTGCTTTCGTCGCTATAAGTGTTTGAAAATTTAATATATTTAAAATCAGCGTTTCAATAAGCTGTGCTTCAATCAGATTGGCTTCTACACTTAAAATCGGTGATGTTGGAAATACAATCTCCCCTTCTAGGCAAGAATAGATAGTTCCTTGAAAACGAAAATTTTTAAGGTAATTAAGAAAATCTGCATTAAATCCCTGGCTTGCTAAAAACTCTATATCTAATGGATCAAAATGAAAGTTCTCTAATACTTCTAACACATCTTCTAATCCAGAGAAAACAGCGTATCCACCATCGAAAGGCAATTTTCTAAAAAAATAATCAAAAACGGCACTGTGATTTTTTTGTCCCTTTAAAAAATAAACTTGAGCCATAGTCAGTTGATAGGCATCAGTATAGGTACCAGTATAGTCAATCAGTCCACGTTTATTCATTTGAGCTCCTCTATAACCATTCGGCTCTATCTTATTTTTATAAGCAGTTATTTTTAAGCCCATGAACAATAACCTAGACAAGGACTATCTTCAATTATTTTTATGGTTTAGAGTCCTATCAGTTTGATTTGGCAGCGATTATCGATCAATTTAAAATCACTTACTTCTTCATTTTTGCTATACTCTGAATAATTAGTAACGGGCGCAAAATTAAATAAAGACTATTAGAAAACGGTTCTGAGTATCAGTCATGGAGAAATCATGCGTATTTTTATCTTAAAACCAATCGTGCTCCTATTATGCTCACAAATATTACCCCTTTGCAGTTATGCAGAATTTGTTGTTGAACCAAATTCAAAATTAACCGTAGATAAATCGTGCATCACCAGTGGAAAAAACAATTTAAGAGTTAAATTTCCCAATATCACGGAAGAAGATGCCCAATATATTTCAATTTATGCCTGTTTTTGTGCTTATAAAGCCTCACAAAAAAGCACTCTTCCTATTGAAGCAACTGATTTTAGAAATGCAAAAAATTGCGTTCATTATGGCGTATTAAGAAATGCGATAAGAGACAGAGCTCAATCAAGCACGGAAGAAAATACTGACGGTGAGAAAATAAGAAATGCTTGTCTTTCTGGTTTTCCATATGATTTAGC
This Legionella fallonii LLAP-10 DNA region includes the following protein-coding sequences:
- a CDS encoding ABC transporter permease, whose product is MNHKRLHFFGISITRLLGLMRKEFILIVHDRGTIAMLVVLPVLLLILFGFAIDFDPKHLPTTIISYDHSPLTRSFISSLEASGYFKVVDTSGNEHKKNQDFASGSINLAYTIPPDFTRKYIRNENPQLLVEIDGSDPGSSASALGNSLPILNQALNKFNQEGLGYASPVIPKRTVNLTTHRLYNEANVSAYNIIPGLIGVLLTLTMVMLTSTAITSEKESGTMELLLSTPLKPLEIILGKVIPYIVLGYLQLTSIIIFGRLLISIPIQGSILLLYLAAAPFIIANLMVGMIYSTIARTPMQAMQLSVFYQLPSMFLSGYIFSFFGMPKWAQLLGYCMPMTYFTRISRGILLKGNTLGQIVPNIIPILLIAFVLMILAGKIFRTTLD
- a CDS encoding HlyD family secretion protein; translation: MPKLMFIGVTILLLMGCKKENKPFNGYIDAQLVYLSADFGGRLIDLAVQKGQVVQNNQFLFKLEQTSELYDVEMSQLNSKDLLAQRQQILAQLNYNDINYRRILGMRQKNAASQNDLDAARRDLDVSKQQLADVDVKIKNSQVDTDDKKWKVTRKENFAPEFGIVFDTYYTKGEFVQSSYPVLSLVTKNNIKAIFFIPEEKLSQLRINEQVKIKTDKNIELAQGHIFYISNIAEYTPPIIYSREESSRLVFRIEAKIDSPDLEKIHLGQPVTLELIA
- a CDS encoding nicotinate phosphoribosyltransferase; translated protein: MIDYTGTYTDAYQLTMAQVYFLKGQKNHSAVFDYFFRKLPFDGGYAVFSGLEDVLEVLENFHFDPLDIEFLASQGFNADFLNYLKNFRFQGTIYSCLEGEIVFPTSPILSVEANLIEAQLIETLILNILNFQTLIATKASRIRHVAGDKLLIDFGLRRAQGAGGYCASRAAIVGGFDATSNVRAGRDYHIPISGTMAHSFVQSYDNELSAFRDFAKHWPNRCVLLVDTYNTIESGIPNAIKVGKEMEAQGHQLYGIRLDSGDLASLAKQARHMLNDAGLNEVKIIVSNQLDEYAIISLMEQRAPIDVFGVGTSLAVGWPDAALDGVYKLAVAYDKPRIKLSETPSKISLPYKKQVHRVFEREGLFGGADVITLFDEQATNKLYSPFDSLQSFELQFYKQEPLLHEVMQQGLRSISSKTLKESAQYCQQRLNSLPMGYKQIINPKHYLVGLSEQLNKQRVQLIKESQRIV
- a CDS encoding ABC transporter ATP-binding protein; the protein is MSDFAIDVKGLTKKFNERIAVNNLSLQVKKGSIFGFLGSNGSGKTTTIRMMCGLLTPTDGEGLCLGYDIRTQSDEIKKHVGYMPQQFSFYKGLTVYQNLRFVADIFEVPNASQAIETMIHDLELEPYRSIQAGNLSGGWKQRLTLACCILHQPQLLFLDEPTAGIDPKARKEFWDYLHRIAMKNGTTILVTTHYMDEAEKCTHLAYINLGNLLYSGTTKDLIPHSQVKAYVLEGDQKEQNRVIELIHKSFPQLQTSIVNNDLRISSRNQEVLDQLRKEQHHLSFKAVSPSFEEVFIGLIP
- the pncA gene encoding bifunctional nicotinamidase/pyrazinamidase, which translates into the protein MNVLVIVDTQNDFMPGGSLPVEDGDLIIPVINRLLPKFDLVVATQDWHPANHKSFASNYKDKKPFDKIKLNGVEQTLWPDHCVQGTVGAAFHRNLETRSIEAIFRKGTNPEIDSYSGFYDNAHQKSTGLAGFLREKKATTLYFCGLCADICVYFTIKDALTEEFDCFLIEDATQPLDKTAFQEIKKELTQQGVKILQSGDI